In Leptolyngbya sp. CCY15150, one DNA window encodes the following:
- the glmU gene encoding bifunctional UDP-N-acetylglucosamine diphosphorylase/glucosamine-1-phosphate N-acetyltransferase GlmU: protein MVAVAILAAGRGTRMKSQLPKVLHSFGGRSLIQRVLDSLSTIQPSRTLIIVGYGQEALRQSLADYPNLEFVEQTQQLGTGHAVQQLLPHLEGFEGTLLVLNGDVPLLRPTTLQHLLTTQQESGSAAAILTAQMPNPQGYGRVFCDGNNVVTQIVEDRDCTAAQRQNRRINAGVYCFRWPDLAEVLPQLQSNNDQQEYYLTDTMTMLKPVVSIDVDDPQEIMGINDRQQLAMGYRILQNRLKEHWMKAGVTLVDPDSITIDEDVQLEPDVVIEPQTHLRGRTTVKSGSHIGPGTLLDNSQIGEQVTVLYSVISDSVVKDGSRIGPYAHLRGHAEIGEQCRIGNFVEIKKATLGDRTNAAHLSYLGDATLGQGVNIGAGTVTANYDGVKKHATVIGDRSKTGSNSVLVAPVTLGENVTVAAGSTVTDDVPDDSLVIARARQVVKPGWQLSPSEPADA, encoded by the coding sequence ATGGTAGCGGTAGCAATTTTGGCAGCAGGGCGCGGAACCCGCATGAAGTCTCAGTTGCCTAAGGTTTTACACTCGTTTGGGGGGCGATCGCTCATTCAACGGGTGTTGGATAGCTTATCCACCATTCAACCCTCACGAACGCTCATTATTGTGGGCTATGGCCAAGAGGCGCTGCGTCAGTCCTTGGCCGACTATCCCAACCTAGAATTTGTGGAGCAGACCCAGCAACTGGGCACAGGACACGCCGTACAGCAGCTTTTACCCCACCTGGAAGGATTTGAGGGAACGCTGCTCGTCCTCAACGGGGATGTGCCGCTGTTGCGTCCAACAACCCTGCAGCATTTGTTGACCACTCAGCAAGAGTCCGGTAGTGCAGCCGCTATTTTAACCGCCCAGATGCCCAACCCTCAAGGCTATGGTCGCGTGTTTTGTGACGGGAACAATGTCGTCACTCAAATTGTGGAAGATCGAGACTGCACAGCCGCCCAACGCCAAAATCGGCGGATTAATGCCGGGGTCTACTGTTTTCGCTGGCCGGATTTAGCAGAGGTCTTGCCCCAGCTCCAGTCTAATAACGACCAGCAGGAATACTATCTCACCGATACGATGACCATGCTGAAGCCTGTGGTGTCCATTGATGTCGATGATCCCCAGGAAATTATGGGCATCAACGATCGCCAACAGCTTGCCATGGGCTACCGGATTTTGCAGAATCGCCTCAAAGAACACTGGATGAAGGCTGGGGTCACGCTAGTGGATCCCGACAGCATTACCATCGATGAAGATGTGCAGCTAGAACCGGATGTGGTGATCGAGCCCCAAACCCATCTGCGGGGTCGCACAACGGTGAAATCAGGTAGCCACATTGGCCCAGGCACGCTGCTAGACAATAGCCAGATTGGTGAACAGGTAACGGTTCTCTACTCCGTGATCTCAGACAGCGTCGTCAAAGACGGCAGCCGCATTGGCCCCTACGCCCACCTGCGCGGTCATGCGGAAATTGGCGAACAGTGCCGCATTGGCAACTTCGTGGAAATTAAAAAAGCCACCTTGGGCGATCGCACCAATGCCGCTCATCTGTCCTACCTAGGGGATGCCACCTTGGGGCAGGGCGTAAACATTGGCGCGGGCACGGTGACGGCCAACTACGATGGGGTGAAAAAACATGCCACTGTCATTGGCGATCGCAGCAAGACTGGGTCGAACAGCGTCCTCGTGGCTCCCGTCACCCTAGGAGAAAACGTCACGGTAGCAGCAGGATCAACCGTCACCGATGACGTACCCGATGATAGTTTAGTGATTGCCCGAGCGCGCCAAGTGGTCAAACCAGGCTGGCAACTCTCGCCATCTGAACCGGCCGATGCATAG
- a CDS encoding glycerate kinase produces the protein MDNSAPLIELLTGLITTQAQDGSLDGSILQELEQATLADQARAQAFGITRETAGQVVRDRLRLFRAVYHQFIPFCQHRLGWAVHDSQARLDTLWSLWLPLAMQLVADRQTLGRPLVQGILGGQGTGKTTLAAILTLILNQLGYRVCELSIDDLYKTYADRQVLQAQDARLKWRGPPGTHDVDLGLSVLQQLRQADPQTPIAIPRFDKSLHNGAGDRAEPMMISGADIVLFEGWFVGTRPVDPQVFDAAPEPISTESDRQFARDINQALQAYLPLWEQLDRLMVLSPTDYRLSQQWRREAEQRMKASGRSGMSDADIDAFVLYFWRSLHPELFITPMCHQCDYVDLVIEIQPNHAPGQVYCPQHLPSDGG, from the coding sequence ATGGACAACTCTGCTCCTCTCATCGAGCTCTTAACAGGTTTGATTACAACGCAAGCGCAAGATGGATCGCTTGATGGATCTATTCTCCAAGAGCTAGAACAGGCCACGTTAGCAGATCAAGCTCGGGCTCAGGCTTTTGGCATTACAAGAGAGACGGCGGGTCAAGTGGTGCGCGATCGCCTACGGCTTTTTCGCGCTGTCTATCATCAATTTATTCCCTTTTGTCAGCATCGCCTGGGCTGGGCCGTTCACGACAGTCAAGCCCGCCTAGATACCCTCTGGTCACTTTGGCTGCCGTTAGCAATGCAGCTTGTCGCCGATCGCCAGACCTTGGGTCGTCCCCTTGTCCAGGGAATTTTGGGCGGGCAAGGCACTGGAAAAACCACCCTGGCTGCTATCTTGACCCTGATTCTCAACCAGCTTGGCTACCGAGTTTGCGAACTCTCCATTGATGATCTCTATAAAACCTATGCCGACCGCCAAGTGTTGCAGGCCCAGGATGCTCGACTGAAATGGCGCGGGCCGCCGGGCACCCATGATGTAGACCTAGGTTTATCGGTGCTGCAGCAGTTGCGGCAGGCCGATCCCCAAACCCCCATTGCCATCCCTCGGTTTGATAAATCCCTGCACAACGGAGCGGGCGATCGCGCTGAGCCGATGATGATTTCCGGTGCCGACATTGTGCTGTTTGAGGGCTGGTTTGTGGGCACTCGTCCCGTGGATCCCCAAGTATTTGACGCAGCTCCCGAGCCCATTAGTACCGAAAGCGATCGCCAATTTGCCCGCGATATTAACCAAGCCTTGCAGGCCTATCTGCCCCTCTGGGAGCAATTAGACCGGCTGATGGTGCTCTCGCCCACCGATTATCGCCTCAGTCAACAATGGCGGCGCGAGGCTGAGCAGCGCATGAAGGCCAGCGGTCGCTCGGGCATGTCCGATGCGGATATTGATGCCTTTGTCTTGTACTTTTGGCGATCGCTCCATCCTGAGTTATTTATTACACCCATGTGTCACCAGTGCGACTATGTTGACTTGGTGATTGAGATTCAGCCCAATCATGCCCCTGGGCAAGTCTATTGTCCTCAACATCTACCCTCGGATGGTGGATGA
- a CDS encoding RNA methyltransferase, producing MLTSVKNPFIKQLKQLQRAKGRHEQQHMLLEGTHLIEEACAAGMSFTALCHTPDWALHYPELWERAIAQSARCELVSPDVLKAIATTMTPDGVVATLDRTQLTHTIPQPTRLGLALETLQDPGNLGTLIRTAAAVGVDGLWLSSDSVDLDHPKVLRASAGQWFRLPMGVVADLPTQVAEWRSHPNHQVVATLPTAQQIYWTVDFTRPTLLLLGNEGAGLSPALSALADVSVTIPLAPGVESLNVAIAAAVILYEAQRQQAQMGNPS from the coding sequence ATGCTGACCAGTGTTAAAAATCCATTTATCAAACAACTCAAGCAGCTCCAGCGGGCCAAGGGGCGGCACGAGCAGCAGCATATGTTACTGGAAGGCACCCATTTAATCGAGGAGGCCTGCGCAGCAGGTATGTCCTTCACAGCTCTCTGCCACACGCCCGATTGGGCCTTGCACTATCCTGAGCTATGGGAACGGGCGATCGCTCAATCGGCCCGCTGTGAGTTGGTCAGTCCAGACGTTCTGAAGGCGATCGCCACCACCATGACCCCCGACGGCGTGGTCGCCACCCTGGATCGCACCCAGCTCACCCACACCATTCCCCAACCCACCCGTCTGGGGCTAGCCCTAGAAACGCTTCAGGATCCGGGTAATTTGGGAACCTTGATTCGCACGGCGGCGGCGGTGGGGGTGGATGGCCTCTGGCTCAGCAGCGACAGTGTCGATCTTGATCATCCTAAGGTGCTGCGGGCTTCAGCGGGGCAGTGGTTTCGCTTGCCCATGGGCGTGGTTGCCGACCTGCCGACCCAAGTAGCGGAATGGCGATCGCACCCCAACCATCAAGTCGTCGCCACCCTGCCAACCGCTCAGCAGATCTATTGGACAGTCGATTTCACGCGTCCCACCCTGTTGCTCTTGGGCAATGAAGGTGCTGGTCTTTCCCCCGCCCTGAGCGCCCTAGCCGATGTGAGCGTCACCATCCCCCTAGCTCCCGGTGTAGAGTCGCTCAACGTGGCGATCGCGGCGGCGGTGATTCTCTACGAAGCCCAGCGTCAGCAGGCCCAAATGGGCAACCCATCCTAG
- a CDS encoding DUF565 domain-containing protein, whose protein sequence is MQNTRFNRLVEDVTVQATRWLKNPWRRLSFLVIGLLFGIFLALVVSTTAGQTAEIDVVVASFLVLTVELISWATYRRQSAADIPPSRPYWLLDILNALKIGFIYGMFIQAQLLGS, encoded by the coding sequence ATGCAAAATACTCGATTCAACCGCTTAGTTGAAGATGTGACCGTTCAGGCCACCCGCTGGCTCAAAAACCCCTGGCGGCGACTCTCGTTTTTAGTCATTGGGCTGCTGTTTGGCATCTTTTTAGCCCTAGTCGTCTCCACGACGGCTGGACAAACGGCTGAAATTGATGTTGTGGTTGCCAGCTTTTTGGTGCTCACCGTAGAGCTTATAAGCTGGGCGACCTATCGTCGGCAATCGGCTGCAGACATACCGCCATCTCGCCCCTACTGGCTTTTAGATATTCTCAATGCACTGAAAATTGGATTCATCTATGGCATGTTTATCCAAGCACAACTTCTCGGAAGCTAG
- the rpsN gene encoding 30S ribosomal protein S14 has protein sequence MAKKSMVERERKRQKLIDKYAAKRAELKEQFRTASSQQEKMDIHRQIQQLPRNSVPSRLRNRCWLTGRSRGYYRDFGLCRNALRKMAHEGLLPGVVKSSW, from the coding sequence ATGGCAAAGAAGAGCATGGTTGAGCGGGAGCGTAAGCGCCAGAAGCTCATTGATAAATACGCCGCGAAGCGGGCAGAGCTAAAGGAACAATTCCGCACTGCCTCTTCTCAGCAAGAAAAAATGGACATTCATCGCCAGATTCAGCAGTTGCCGCGTAACAGCGTGCCCAGCCGTCTGCGCAACCGCTGTTGGCTAACAGGCCGTTCTAGAGGTTACTACCGCGACTTTGGCCTCTGCCGCAACGCCCTGCGGAAAATGGCCCACGAAGGCCTGCTGCCTGGTGTGGTTAAATCAAGCTGGTAG
- a CDS encoding bifunctional 4-hydroxy-2-oxoglutarate aldolase/2-dehydro-3-deoxy-phosphogluconate aldolase, whose amino-acid sequence MDAQAWLEELTRSRAIAVIRAPSLDIGYRMAQAVAAGGMRMIEVTWTSDRPGDLIQRLREDLPTCCVGAGTVLNPTDLRQAIAAGAQFLFSPHTDLDLLRWAIAHQVPMVPGALSPNEIVAAWQAGAATVKVFPVQAMGGAAYIRSLQGPLGHIPLIPTGGVTLQHAADLITAGAIAVGVSGQLFPAEAIATQNWSAVTHQARQLGQALRPFIHHPRVDVEDNRLAQGHDWAESQSPSQHSRTGDTWV is encoded by the coding sequence ATGGATGCGCAAGCATGGCTAGAGGAACTGACGCGTAGTCGAGCGATCGCTGTGATTCGGGCTCCTAGCCTAGACATTGGCTATCGCATGGCCCAAGCTGTGGCGGCGGGCGGGATGCGAATGATAGAGGTCACTTGGACGAGCGATCGCCCTGGTGACCTGATCCAGCGCCTGCGAGAGGATCTGCCGACCTGCTGTGTCGGCGCAGGGACGGTGTTAAATCCCACGGATCTACGACAAGCGATCGCTGCCGGTGCCCAGTTTCTTTTCTCTCCCCACACGGATCTAGACCTCCTGCGCTGGGCGATCGCCCATCAGGTGCCGATGGTGCCGGGGGCTTTGTCGCCCAATGAAATCGTGGCGGCCTGGCAGGCCGGCGCTGCCACCGTCAAGGTCTTCCCCGTGCAGGCTATGGGTGGTGCTGCCTATATTCGCAGTTTACAGGGCCCCCTAGGGCATATTCCCCTGATTCCCACAGGGGGCGTCACGCTCCAACATGCTGCCGATTTAATCACCGCCGGGGCGATCGCGGTGGGAGTGTCGGGGCAGCTCTTTCCTGCGGAGGCGATCGCAACGCAAAATTGGTCTGCGGTTACCCATCAGGCCCGGCAGCTTGGGCAAGCTCTCCGTCCCTTCATCCACCATCCGAGGGTAGATGTTGAGGACAATAGACTTGCCCAGGGGCATGATTGGGCTGAATCTCAATCACCAAGTCAACATAGTCGCACTGGTGACACATGGGTGTAA
- the nth gene encoding endonuclease III, whose amino-acid sequence MPRKLSIKQQRAIEILIRLKRLYPDATCSLDYETPVQLLVATILSAQCTDERVNKVTPELFRQFPDARAMAGADLEELETLVRSTGFYRNKAKNIQGACRMIVTDFGGQVPQLMDDLLKLPGVARKTANVVLAHGFGINAGVTVDTHVKRLSKRLGLTQHTDPVRVERDLIKLLPQPDWENWSIRLIYHGRAVCMARNPACDRCHLADLCPAADPSKVDASGPPQLRSLPST is encoded by the coding sequence ATGCCGCGCAAACTGTCTATCAAACAACAGCGGGCGATCGAAATCCTCATTCGCCTCAAGCGTCTGTATCCCGATGCCACCTGCTCCCTCGATTATGAAACGCCGGTTCAGTTGCTGGTAGCGACGATTCTCTCCGCCCAATGCACCGACGAACGGGTCAACAAAGTCACACCGGAGCTATTCCGGCAGTTTCCCGATGCTCGGGCTATGGCAGGGGCCGATCTAGAGGAACTGGAAACCTTGGTGCGCTCCACCGGTTTCTATCGCAACAAGGCCAAGAATATCCAAGGGGCCTGTCGCATGATTGTGACGGACTTTGGAGGACAGGTGCCCCAACTCATGGATGATCTGCTGAAGCTGCCAGGTGTGGCTCGGAAAACTGCCAATGTGGTGCTAGCCCATGGGTTTGGCATCAATGCTGGTGTCACGGTGGATACCCACGTTAAGCGGTTGAGTAAGCGGCTAGGGCTGACCCAGCATACCGATCCCGTCCGAGTTGAGCGGGATTTAATCAAGCTGCTTCCTCAACCGGATTGGGAAAACTGGTCGATTCGTTTGATCTATCACGGCCGCGCCGTTTGCATGGCCCGGAATCCGGCCTGCGATCGCTGCCATCTCGCTGATCTTTGCCCTGCGGCCGATCCCAGCAAGGTAGATGCTTCGGGGCCACCCCAATTGCGATCGCTGCCCTCGACCTAA
- the psaM gene encoding photosystem I reaction center subunit XII → MGLSDTQIFVALVIALVPGILAFRLSTELYK, encoded by the coding sequence ATGGGACTATCAGATACTCAAATCTTTGTAGCTTTGGTGATTGCGCTTGTACCAGGGATCTTGGCATTCCGCCTATCCACCGAACTGTATAAGTAA
- the lpdA gene encoding dihydrolipoyl dehydrogenase produces MSQFDYDLVIVGAGVGGHGAALHAVSCGLKTAIIEAADMGGTCVNRGCIPSKALLAASGRVRELRNAHHLQALGVHVGDVTFDRQAIASHAANIVDKLRGDLTNSLKRLGVDIIHGWGKLAGSQKVSVQTDVGERIITAKDVILSTGSVPFVPPGIELDGKTVFTSDDGIKLDWLPDWVAIIGSGYIGLEFADVYTALGCEITIVEALDQLMPGFDPDIAKQAKRVLIDSRDIETKVGMLAKRVIPGSPVVIELADAKTKEVVEVLEVDACLVATGRIPATKNLGLETVGVETDRRGFITVNDHMAVLLDGQPVPHLWAIGDATGKMMLAHAASAQGIATVETICDRPRAVDYRSIPAAAFTHPEVSFVGLTEPTAKELAAQEGFEVATVRSYFKGNSKAIAEGETEGIAKVIYRKDTGELLGAHIIGLHAADLIQEAANAIANRQSVHDLAFLVHTHPTLSEVLDEAYKRTIAAH; encoded by the coding sequence GTGAGTCAATTTGATTACGACCTGGTGATTGTGGGTGCGGGCGTCGGCGGCCATGGCGCAGCGCTTCATGCCGTGAGCTGTGGGCTCAAAACGGCGATCATTGAGGCTGCCGATATGGGAGGCACCTGTGTAAACCGGGGCTGCATTCCCTCGAAGGCACTGCTGGCAGCATCGGGACGCGTGCGGGAATTGCGCAACGCCCATCACCTCCAAGCCCTAGGGGTGCATGTGGGTGATGTAACGTTTGATCGGCAAGCGATCGCCAGCCATGCAGCCAACATAGTCGATAAACTGCGCGGCGATCTCACCAATAGCCTCAAGCGTCTGGGCGTTGATATTATCCACGGCTGGGGCAAGCTGGCCGGCAGCCAAAAAGTTTCGGTGCAAACCGATGTGGGCGAGCGGATAATCACCGCCAAGGATGTGATTCTGTCCACCGGTTCCGTACCCTTTGTGCCGCCAGGTATCGAACTCGATGGCAAAACTGTTTTTACCAGCGATGACGGCATTAAACTCGACTGGCTGCCCGACTGGGTGGCGATTATCGGCAGTGGCTACATTGGCCTAGAGTTCGCCGATGTCTATACCGCGTTGGGCTGTGAAATTACCATCGTGGAAGCGCTAGACCAACTCATGCCCGGCTTTGATCCAGATATAGCCAAGCAGGCCAAGCGCGTGTTGATTGATTCCCGCGATATTGAAACCAAGGTGGGAATGCTGGCCAAGCGGGTGATCCCCGGTTCGCCCGTGGTAATCGAACTAGCGGATGCGAAAACCAAAGAGGTGGTGGAAGTTCTAGAAGTCGATGCTTGCCTGGTGGCCACAGGACGGATCCCCGCCACGAAGAACCTTGGTCTAGAAACCGTTGGAGTGGAAACCGATCGCCGAGGCTTCATTACGGTCAACGACCATATGGCCGTTTTACTGGATGGGCAGCCGGTGCCCCATCTCTGGGCCATTGGTGATGCTACGGGTAAGATGATGCTGGCCCATGCCGCTTCTGCCCAAGGCATTGCCACGGTGGAAACCATTTGCGATCGCCCCCGCGCTGTAGACTATCGCAGCATTCCCGCCGCCGCCTTCACCCATCCTGAGGTGAGCTTTGTGGGGCTCACGGAACCCACGGCTAAGGAACTGGCCGCCCAAGAAGGCTTCGAAGTCGCCACGGTGCGCTCCTACTTCAAGGGCAACTCCAAGGCGATCGCGGAGGGCGAGACCGAGGGCATTGCCAAGGTGATTTATCGCAAGGATACGGGAGAGCTGCTGGGAGCCCATATCATCGGGCTCCATGCCGCAGACCTAATTCAGGAAGCCGCCAACGCCATTGCCAACCGGCAGTCGGTTCATGACCTAGCCTTTCTAGTCCATACCCATCCCACCCTGTCTGAAGTGCTTGACGAAGCCTACAAACGTACGATCGCAGCCCATTAG
- a CDS encoding GUN4 domain-containing protein, protein MSPSTGAVLGGLAGVKRRLISPDPQQRLAALTDALRYPSGLELVIGALSDRSEVVQNAAYQLLQDQTDATVQQALRLYVFSRSKRHIASEDEATRIAALSDLVHCGHEGLNLVIHALRDPSDLVQRAAYDLLKDRPERRVRTSLELFSAAGVNYMRLRALLINGEWCLADQETVDLMIKACGLDHGPLQPTQLLRIPCEDLLIIDRLWTRYSSGRFGFSVQCSIWQDFYNLYWSKSDTWSAFGDRVGWRVNHLLNPNHWRRYDELIFSLRAPVGHLPFLGDKFGIFTIETIAGRLANCQR, encoded by the coding sequence GTGTCACCTTCCACCGGAGCTGTGCTGGGTGGCTTGGCGGGCGTCAAGCGGCGATTGATCAGCCCTGATCCGCAGCAGCGTTTGGCGGCCCTCACCGATGCCCTGCGCTACCCCTCTGGTCTGGAGTTGGTGATTGGAGCGTTGAGCGATCGCAGTGAGGTGGTGCAAAATGCTGCCTATCAACTCTTGCAGGATCAGACGGATGCTACTGTGCAGCAAGCCCTGCGTCTCTATGTTTTCTCTCGCTCGAAGCGCCATATAGCCAGTGAGGACGAAGCGACTCGCATAGCGGCCCTCTCGGATCTGGTTCACTGTGGCCATGAAGGGCTCAATTTGGTGATCCATGCTCTGCGCGATCCGTCTGACCTGGTGCAGCGAGCTGCCTATGATCTGCTCAAAGACCGTCCAGAACGTCGTGTGCGAACGTCGCTAGAACTTTTTTCCGCTGCCGGTGTGAACTACATGCGATTGCGAGCGCTGTTGATCAATGGAGAATGGTGCTTGGCTGACCAAGAGACGGTTGATCTGATGATCAAAGCCTGCGGTTTAGACCATGGCCCGCTGCAGCCGACTCAACTGCTACGCATTCCCTGTGAAGATTTGCTGATTATCGATCGCTTGTGGACACGCTACAGCAGCGGTCGTTTTGGCTTCAGCGTCCAGTGTTCTATCTGGCAAGATTTTTACAACCTCTATTGGAGCAAGTCCGATACTTGGAGTGCCTTTGGCGATCGCGTTGGCTGGCGTGTGAACCATCTGCTCAACCCCAATCACTGGCGGCGTTATGACGAACTGATCTTTAGCCTGCGGGCTCCCGTGGGGCACCTGCCGTTCTTGGGCGATAAATTTGGCATCTTTACAATCGAAACCATTGCCGGTCGATTGGCAAATTGTCAACGCTAA
- the phoU gene encoding phosphate signaling complex protein PhoU — MVSYISNKATRIEFERKIRRIQRDVLRMGALVESSCWLARRALFEQDLDAARQIDQQDKQIDHFYRQIEVDCVNLMTLQAPVSQDLRLLSALMQLVRDLERIGDYANDLGEIAIKLFPYPVHPCMGQVREMSDRCRAMLAMSLASLSDLDAESGLEMKLKDDAVDLDYEQLYDRLAHQTDVQGSIEPIVLLVLVIRHLERMADHATNIGKRVAYIVTGQRH; from the coding sequence ATGGTCTCTTACATCTCAAACAAGGCCACTCGCATTGAATTTGAGCGAAAAATCCGTCGGATTCAACGCGATGTTTTGCGGATGGGAGCACTCGTGGAAAGTTCCTGCTGGCTAGCACGACGAGCTTTATTTGAACAAGACTTAGATGCGGCTCGGCAAATCGATCAACAAGATAAACAGATTGATCACTTCTACCGGCAAATTGAAGTTGATTGTGTCAATTTGATGACGTTGCAGGCTCCAGTCAGCCAAGATCTACGCCTTTTGAGTGCCTTGATGCAGCTTGTTCGTGATCTAGAACGTATTGGTGACTATGCCAATGACTTGGGAGAGATTGCCATCAAGCTTTTTCCCTATCCGGTGCATCCCTGCATGGGGCAGGTTAGGGAGATGTCGGATCGCTGCCGTGCCATGCTGGCAATGAGTTTGGCGTCGTTGTCTGACTTAGATGCTGAGTCTGGGTTAGAGATGAAGCTCAAGGATGACGCGGTGGATCTAGACTACGAGCAACTCTACGATCGCTTGGCTCACCAAACCGATGTCCAAGGCTCTATTGAGCCCATTGTGCTGTTGGTGCTAGTGATCCGTCACCTTGAGCGCATGGCTGACCATGCCACCAATATTGGTAAACGCGTAGCCTACATCGTAACGGGGCAACGGCACTAA
- the rseP gene encoding RIP metalloprotease RseP codes for MSGLFALPAIAALAILIVVHELGHFLAARLQGIHVNRFSIGFGPILWKYQGSQTEYAIRAIPLGGFVGFPDDDPDSTIPDDDPDLLSNRPILDRAIVISAGVIANLLFAYLLFVGQFAGVGIPDTFNTKPGILIPEVMSLETPAAQAGIRPGDLVLEVNETTLGADAPVIDLFTEAIRSSPNQPVDLLVQRGDRQLNLTVTPEVNDQGVAVIGVKLIPNGDATYRRPTGIGEVLTLAARSFQDMFLGIAGGFWMLITNFSQIADQVGGPVKIVEQGARFAENNLLSLIPFTAAISINLAIINILPLPALDGGQLTFLLIEGLRGKPLPSQVQENVMQTGLVLLLGLGVILIVRDTTQLEVFQNLLQ; via the coding sequence ATGTCTGGATTATTTGCGCTGCCAGCGATCGCCGCCCTAGCCATTTTGATTGTGGTTCATGAACTGGGGCATTTTCTGGCTGCCCGCCTCCAAGGTATTCATGTCAATCGCTTTTCCATCGGGTTTGGCCCCATTCTGTGGAAATACCAAGGATCGCAGACGGAATATGCCATTCGAGCCATTCCCTTGGGGGGCTTTGTCGGTTTTCCCGACGATGATCCAGATAGCACTATCCCCGATGATGATCCCGATCTGCTGAGCAATCGTCCCATTCTCGATCGGGCGATCGTGATTAGCGCTGGCGTGATCGCCAATCTTTTATTTGCCTATCTCTTGTTTGTGGGACAGTTTGCTGGCGTGGGCATTCCCGACACATTTAACACCAAGCCAGGTATCTTGATCCCGGAAGTGATGTCCCTCGAAACACCGGCAGCCCAGGCCGGCATTCGTCCTGGGGATTTGGTGTTGGAAGTCAACGAGACCACTCTGGGTGCAGATGCGCCGGTGATTGATCTGTTTACCGAAGCCATTCGCTCAAGTCCCAACCAGCCCGTAGATTTGCTTGTGCAACGGGGCGATCGCCAGCTCAATCTAACAGTGACCCCCGAGGTGAACGACCAGGGTGTGGCGGTTATCGGGGTAAAGCTGATTCCCAATGGAGACGCGACCTATCGTCGTCCCACGGGTATTGGTGAAGTTCTCACGCTGGCAGCCCGGAGTTTTCAAGATATGTTCTTGGGCATTGCTGGTGGTTTTTGGATGCTGATCACCAATTTTTCCCAAATTGCCGACCAGGTGGGGGGGCCGGTCAAAATTGTCGAGCAAGGGGCTCGCTTTGCCGAAAATAATCTGCTGAGCCTGATTCCGTTTACCGCTGCGATCAGCATCAACCTAGCGATTATCAACATTCTGCCGCTCCCGGCCCTTGATGGCGGTCAGCTCACCTTCTTGCTGATTGAAGGACTGCGCGGCAAACCCCTGCCGTCGCAGGTGCAAGAAAATGTGATGCAGACGGGGTTGGTGCTGCTGTTGGGGTTGGGCGTTATCCTGATCGTGCGCGACACAACCCAGCTTGAGGTGTTTCAAAATCTACTGCAATAG
- a CDS encoding CU044_2847 family protein has protein sequence MPSFVPDENAPIVVEFDAAGSSSPQSPEMSTNAINHAMNTMRSMAQQVAETMNSLDDRPSQVEVSFGIQLNANGQAAIVNIGRSAALSVKLTWQPKVEAPAPSAIELSRQRDRLWDDLVLDDEMPSPPGRRRGWPLPESEMPTGEAPRWGEPGYAEEDYEELDWQPPANQEWEGADDEDEWGEEEYGYDTYEDYEDPPPNRRGGF, from the coding sequence ATGCCTAGCTTTGTCCCAGATGAAAACGCACCCATTGTCGTAGAGTTTGACGCTGCTGGCTCGTCATCGCCACAGTCACCGGAGATGTCTACCAACGCCATCAACCACGCCATGAACACCATGCGATCCATGGCACAACAGGTGGCTGAGACGATGAATAGCTTAGACGATCGCCCCTCCCAAGTTGAAGTGTCCTTTGGCATTCAGCTCAACGCCAACGGTCAAGCCGCCATTGTGAATATTGGCCGCAGCGCTGCCCTTTCTGTCAAACTCACCTGGCAACCCAAAGTCGAAGCTCCAGCTCCATCTGCGATTGAACTTTCTCGCCAGCGCGATCGCCTCTGGGATGATCTAGTTCTAGACGACGAGATGCCGTCCCCTCCCGGACGACGACGGGGTTGGCCCTTACCCGAGTCAGAGATGCCGACCGGCGAAGCACCTCGCTGGGGAGAGCCCGGCTATGCAGAAGAAGACTATGAAGAACTCGACTGGCAACCCCCTGCCAACCAAGAATGGGAAGGTGCCGATGATGAAGATGAATGGGGCGAAGAAGAGTATGGCTATGATACCTACGAAGACTACGAAGATCCGCCGCCCAATCGACGGGGTGGCTTCTAA